The following proteins are co-located in the Salinigranum halophilum genome:
- a CDS encoding ubiquitin-like small modifier protein 1, whose translation MELTVYGPLRAATGEKTVRVDAAGETVRDVLDAFVDAYPRAGAHLTDDEGALRPSVRVVVDAERVGLDESVAGVASMQLFPAMRGG comes from the coding sequence ATGGAACTCACCGTGTACGGCCCGCTTCGGGCGGCGACGGGCGAGAAGACCGTGCGGGTCGACGCGGCCGGCGAGACGGTTCGCGACGTACTCGACGCGTTCGTCGACGCGTACCCCCGTGCCGGCGCGCATCTGACCGACGACGAGGGGGCGTTGCGACCGAGCGTCCGCGTGGTGGTCGACGCGGAACGGGTCGGTCTCGACGAGTCGGTCGCCGGAGTCGCGTCGATGCAGCTGTTCCCGGCGATGCGCGGCGGCTAA
- a CDS encoding acetamidase/formamidase family protein has protein sequence MSQQISDVLDVDEFTLGLVGPEQEWAGTVRDGGTVRTHTPAGCWGPMITPEFRGGHEVTRPIAVENAAPGDALVVRIKDVEVTSIATSTGSMAEREGAFGDDPFVDHQCPECGTPWPESVVEGTGEGAIRCAECGANASSFGFEYGYTVVFDDDRTVGITVGHEGAHDLAERAEEAMALPENSRQHPILLYEPDEMPGALGRLRPFIGNIGTTPAVELPDSHNAGDFGQFLIGAGHDWGLPDEEALEARTDGHLDSNDVRPGATLICPVRVEGAGLYVGDLHANQGDGELSLHTTDVSGRTELEVEVIKGLDLPGPLLLPNEEDLPHIAKPYTDEERSVGEALAAEYGVDHLHDAGPIQFIGSGATINDATQNAFDRACELFGMSEGEVRSRCTFTGGVEIARLPGVVQLSMLAPMAVLEDVGLADVVRAQYGR, from the coding sequence ATGTCCCAACAGATTTCAGACGTCCTCGACGTCGACGAGTTCACGCTGGGGCTCGTCGGTCCCGAACAGGAGTGGGCTGGAACCGTCCGCGACGGCGGGACCGTCCGAACGCACACGCCCGCAGGGTGTTGGGGGCCGATGATCACGCCGGAGTTCCGCGGGGGTCACGAGGTGACGCGGCCCATCGCCGTCGAGAACGCAGCGCCCGGCGACGCGCTCGTCGTCCGTATCAAGGACGTCGAGGTGACCAGTATCGCCACCAGCACCGGGAGCATGGCCGAGCGAGAGGGGGCGTTCGGCGACGACCCCTTCGTCGACCACCAGTGTCCGGAGTGTGGGACACCGTGGCCCGAGTCGGTCGTCGAGGGGACGGGCGAGGGCGCGATTCGCTGTGCGGAGTGCGGGGCGAACGCCTCGTCGTTCGGCTTCGAGTACGGCTACACCGTCGTCTTCGACGACGACCGGACCGTCGGCATCACCGTCGGCCACGAGGGGGCACACGACCTGGCCGAGCGGGCCGAGGAGGCGATGGCGCTCCCGGAGAACTCGCGTCAGCATCCCATTCTCCTGTACGAACCCGACGAGATGCCCGGCGCGCTCGGTCGCCTGCGGCCGTTCATCGGCAACATCGGGACGACGCCCGCGGTCGAACTCCCCGACTCGCACAACGCCGGCGACTTCGGGCAGTTCCTCATCGGTGCCGGCCACGACTGGGGCCTGCCCGACGAAGAAGCGCTCGAAGCCCGGACGGACGGGCATCTCGACTCGAACGACGTCCGCCCGGGGGCGACGCTCATCTGCCCCGTCCGCGTCGAGGGGGCCGGCCTCTACGTCGGCGACCTCCACGCGAACCAGGGCGACGGCGAGCTCTCCTTGCACACGACGGACGTGAGCGGCAGGACGGAACTCGAGGTCGAGGTCATCAAAGGACTCGACCTGCCGGGCCCGTTGCTCCTCCCGAACGAGGAGGACCTGCCCCACATCGCGAAGCCCTACACGGACGAGGAGCGGTCCGTCGGCGAGGCCCTCGCCGCCGAGTACGGCGTCGACCACCTCCACGACGCCGGACCGATACAGTTCATCGGTTCGGGGGCGACCATCAACGACGCGACACAGAACGCCTTCGACCGGGCGTGTGAGCTGTTCGGGATGAGCGAAGGGGAGGTCCGCTCGCGCTGTACCTTCACCGGCGGCGTCGAGATCGCCCGCCTCCCGGGCGTCGTCCAGCTGTCGATGCTCGCCCCGATGGCGGTGCTCGAAGACGTCGGCCTCGCCGACGTCGTCCGGGCACAGTACGGCCGTTAG
- a CDS encoding bifunctional 4-hydroxy-2-oxoglutarate aldolase/2-dehydro-3-deoxy-phosphogluconate aldolase — protein MMTEAARRIRETGVVAILRGFDESTSLRTTAALTRGGVRAVEITANTEGFQHTLEAVSASCEDQAVSVGAGTVLDSETAQTAIASGAEFLVTPTFDEGVVRTGNRYGVPVLTGVATPTEALSAYEAGATMCKVFPASSLGPGFVASLSGPLSQIPLVPTGGVSRENAPAFFEAGAVALGIGSAIAPTAAVETEDFAEVERRASELLSVARDHRSVSRGFASEVSTKNP, from the coding sequence GTGATGACCGAAGCAGCACGGCGTATCCGCGAGACGGGGGTCGTCGCCATCCTGCGTGGGTTCGACGAGTCGACCTCGCTCCGGACGACAGCAGCACTGACACGGGGCGGGGTCCGCGCCGTCGAAATCACGGCGAACACCGAGGGGTTCCAGCACACGCTCGAAGCCGTATCGGCCTCGTGTGAGGACCAAGCGGTCTCGGTCGGGGCCGGGACCGTCCTCGACTCGGAGACGGCACAGACCGCAATCGCCTCCGGCGCGGAGTTCCTGGTCACCCCGACGTTCGACGAGGGCGTCGTCCGGACCGGGAACCGCTACGGCGTGCCGGTGCTGACGGGCGTCGCGACGCCGACCGAGGCGCTCTCCGCGTACGAGGCGGGGGCGACGATGTGTAAGGTCTTCCCGGCGAGTTCGCTGGGGCCGGGGTTCGTCGCGTCGCTGAGCGGGCCGCTCTCGCAGATTCCGCTCGTCCCCACGGGCGGTGTCAGCCGCGAGAACGCCCCCGCGTTCTTCGAGGCCGGTGCGGTGGCACTCGGCATCGGGAGCGCGATCGCGCCCACGGCCGCAGTCGAGACAGAAGACTTCGCCGAGGTCGAACGGCGTGCGTCCGAACTCCTCTCGGTCGCCCGAGACCACCGCTCGGTGTCGCGGGGATTCGCGTCCGAGGTGTCGACGAAGAACCCGTGA
- the kdgK1 gene encoding bifunctional 2-dehydro-3-deoxygluconokinase/2-dehydro-3-deoxygalactonokinase, translating into MPALATFGETMVRLSPPAGERLETARNLAFRTAGAESNVAVAAARLGVESTWLSKLPDSPLGRRVTGDLRRHGVEPNVTRSADGRQGTYYLEFGGEPRGTDVIYDRERAAITTATVDDVDLEAIRDAEVFYTSGITPALSETLRETTAALLAEATAAGTRTAFDLNYRSKLWTPDEASACFEELLPDVDLLVTAERDARGVLGREGDDEAVARDLRRAFDIDVVVLTRGSDGALAVDATDTYRQPAYDADTLDPIGTGDAFVGAFLAGRLRGASVPRALNDAAATAAVKRTLSGDLAVVTPEEVEAVLDGAAADISR; encoded by the coding sequence ATGCCAGCATTAGCCACCTTCGGAGAGACGATGGTCCGACTGTCACCACCCGCCGGCGAACGGCTCGAGACCGCTCGGAACCTGGCGTTCCGAACCGCGGGCGCAGAGAGCAACGTCGCGGTCGCCGCGGCCCGACTCGGCGTCGAGTCGACGTGGCTCTCGAAACTGCCGGACTCACCGCTCGGCCGCCGCGTCACCGGCGACCTCAGACGTCACGGCGTCGAGCCGAACGTCACGCGTTCGGCGGACGGACGACAGGGGACGTACTACCTCGAGTTCGGCGGCGAACCGCGGGGGACCGACGTCATCTACGACCGCGAGCGAGCGGCCATCACGACGGCTACCGTCGACGACGTCGACCTCGAGGCGATTCGTGACGCGGAGGTCTTCTACACGAGCGGCATCACCCCGGCGCTCTCGGAGACGCTCCGGGAGACGACCGCGGCGCTCCTCGCGGAGGCCACCGCGGCCGGCACGCGGACGGCGTTCGACCTGAACTACCGGTCGAAGCTCTGGACGCCCGACGAGGCCAGCGCGTGCTTCGAGGAGCTCCTGCCGGACGTCGACCTCCTCGTCACCGCCGAGCGCGACGCCCGGGGAGTCCTCGGTCGCGAGGGCGACGACGAAGCGGTCGCCCGCGACCTGCGGCGAGCGTTCGACATCGACGTCGTGGTGCTCACGCGCGGGTCCGACGGCGCGCTCGCAGTCGACGCGACGGACACCTATCGGCAACCAGCGTACGACGCCGACACCCTCGACCCGATCGGGACGGGTGACGCGTTCGTCGGGGCGTTCTTGGCAGGCCGGCTTCGCGGAGCGTCGGTCCCCCGGGCGCTGAACGACGCGGCGGCGACCGCCGCGGTCAAACGGACGCTCTCTGGCGACCTGGCTGTCGTCACCCCCGAAGAAGTCGAGGCGGTACTCGACGGAGCGGCCGCGGACATCTCGCGGTAG
- a CDS encoding SDR family NAD(P)-dependent oxidoreductase, with translation MSDTRASRRFAGRTALVTGSTRGIGAAVARRFVEEGANVVVTGRSVDEGEAVASDLTARATSMGTGGDAHFVRADMRDPDDIDALVRATADVYGGIDVLVNNAGVQTETTAAAATMDDWEFVLETDFRSFWLCAKHAAEYMSEGGAIVNMSSNHAFSTMPSLFPYNAVKAGINGMTRAMALELGPHGIRVNTVNPGWVEVERTRDELPADERQRVERLHPLGRIGTPDDVAGTVAFLASDDAAFITGASLLVDGGRSAVMQDHTFVEYADGIRTDDERERPTQRAD, from the coding sequence ATGAGTGACACCAGGGCCTCGAGACGCTTCGCCGGCCGGACCGCACTCGTCACGGGGTCGACCCGAGGTATCGGTGCGGCGGTCGCGCGGCGGTTCGTCGAGGAGGGCGCGAACGTCGTGGTCACGGGGCGGTCCGTCGACGAGGGCGAGGCGGTCGCCAGCGACCTCACCGCGCGCGCGACGTCGATGGGGACGGGCGGCGACGCGCACTTCGTCCGGGCCGACATGCGCGACCCCGACGATATCGACGCGCTGGTCCGGGCGACGGCCGACGTCTACGGGGGCATCGACGTCTTGGTGAACAACGCGGGCGTCCAGACCGAGACGACGGCCGCGGCGGCGACGATGGACGACTGGGAGTTCGTCCTCGAGACGGACTTCCGCTCCTTCTGGCTCTGTGCGAAGCACGCGGCCGAGTACATGTCCGAGGGTGGGGCCATCGTCAACATGTCCTCGAACCACGCGTTCTCGACGATGCCGAGCCTGTTCCCGTACAACGCGGTGAAGGCGGGCATCAACGGCATGACCCGCGCGATGGCGCTCGAACTCGGCCCACACGGCATCCGCGTCAACACCGTCAACCCCGGCTGGGTCGAGGTCGAGCGGACGAGAGACGAACTCCCGGCGGACGAGCGCCAGCGCGTCGAACGGCTCCACCCGCTCGGCCGGATCGGCACCCCCGACGACGTCGCCGGCACCGTCGCGTTCCTCGCGAGCGACGACGCGGCGTTCATCACCGGGGCCAGCCTCCTCGTCGACGGCGGGCGCTCGGCGGTGATGCAAGACCACACGTTCGTGGAGTACGCCGACGGGATTCGCACCGACGACGAGCGCGAGCGGCCGACACAGCGCGCGGACTGA